A window of the Desulfobacula toluolica Tol2 genome harbors these coding sequences:
- a CDS encoding sirohydrochlorin cobaltochelatase, with product MKKQILTLFLIFLLFPSIAVASGHGHHKAVKKGILLVAFGSSIPEAQVSFENIDKRVKKEFANIPVQWAFTSSIIRNKLAKQGKQLDSVAVALAKMMDQGFTHVAVQSLHTIRGEEFNDLLHTAYAFNNMAGGIEKIMIGSPLLSSHQDMEAVTHAIIENIPAKRKKNEAVVLMGHGTPHPSNAFYAALMFHLQRKDANIFVGTVEGSPTIDDIATMLKEKKIKKVHLIPFMSVAGDHARNDMAGEEDDSWKSILEKQGINCEVVLKGTAEYDNMIDIWVGHLKDVMAHF from the coding sequence ATGAAAAAACAAATTTTAACCTTATTTCTAATTTTTCTGCTATTTCCTTCAATTGCTGTGGCATCAGGTCATGGTCATCACAAAGCTGTGAAAAAAGGTATTCTGCTGGTTGCATTTGGTTCCAGTATTCCTGAAGCCCAGGTTTCATTTGAGAACATTGATAAAAGAGTAAAAAAAGAATTTGCAAATATTCCTGTTCAATGGGCATTCACCTCTTCCATCATCAGAAACAAGCTGGCAAAACAGGGAAAACAACTTGACTCTGTCGCAGTAGCGCTTGCAAAAATGATGGATCAGGGATTTACCCATGTGGCGGTTCAATCTCTTCACACAATCCGGGGAGAAGAGTTTAATGACCTTTTGCATACGGCATATGCGTTCAACAATATGGCGGGCGGTATTGAAAAAATAATGATTGGATCTCCGCTTCTTTCCAGTCATCAGGATATGGAAGCTGTAACGCATGCCATTATTGAAAACATACCTGCTAAAAGAAAGAAAAATGAAGCGGTTGTTCTGATGGGCCATGGAACGCCTCACCCTTCAAATGCTTTTTATGCGGCCCTGATGTTTCATCTTCAGAGAAAAGATGCCAACATATTTGTTGGCACTGTTGAAGGTTCTCCAACCATAGATGACATAGCAACCATGTTAAAGGAAAAAAAGATAAAAAAAGTTCATCTCATACCTTTTATGTCGGTTGCCGGAGACCATGCCAGAAATGATATGGCAGGAGAAGAAGATGATTCATGGAAATCAATTCTTGAAAAACAAGGCATCAACTGTGAAGTTGTCCTTAAAGGAACAGCTGAATACGACAATATGATTGATATCTGGGTCGGGCACTTAAAAGATGTAATGGCACATTTTTAG
- a CDS encoding adenosylcobinamide amidohydrolase: MLIQNKKRLKFNPFLLISALLFIICTTSVAAYPVSVIDSKGNHLKIFKTPHKVISLVPSATQIIFEIGAKEHIHAITYHDITLAGAFDKQIIGGFFLPSIDKIKTAKPDMIILSTLHQDIIEKFQNTECKIFIFDTTTIESAYKNIEVLGKIFNREQAAQKIIKKNKAELNHIKQKLAKINHLKHKRVIRLMGKNTIMTPGTDSFQTRIIRAAGGIAPDFGKKGSIVSVTKQEWIKFNPQVIYGCGPDKEAAKKFFSKPGWKDVDAVKKGQIYYFPCDLTCRASTHTGYFVSWLSSMIYTDEFAKAKNTILPITITRSKPFEIDLDYIKSASINYSHIYDFENKTLVVNFQKDQTIISTLEGQRDHILTVGNHYSPPPTWAPGHHLGIEHIRSSILKAMGKNQQTASFLMTGADMDNLSVKTKVFKEMKVVALVTAGVMSNAVRMSKDTGDFYEPGTINVIIMTNMRLSTRAMTRTIIAGTEAKTAALEDMDIRSTYTPLMNAATGTGTDNIIVVQGEGQLVENAGGHSKMGELIAKAVYDGVSEAILKQNKITADRHLFQRLKERKISIFQLVSNVNCDCINNTSGTPNRLAQVVEHLLLEPKYASFLESALAISDEYEKGLVKDLFFFQKWCRTIAGDIAGKNIEEIKIHVMDDHIPVTLKTAFNAIFTGALAKLNTDESNPDKSNQGKSTHENN, encoded by the coding sequence ATGCTCATACAAAACAAAAAAAGATTAAAGTTCAACCCTTTTCTTTTAATATCCGCCTTGCTTTTCATAATCTGTACAACATCAGTTGCTGCATATCCTGTAAGTGTCATAGATTCTAAAGGAAATCATTTAAAAATTTTTAAAACTCCGCATAAGGTTATCAGCCTTGTGCCCTCAGCCACCCAAATTATTTTTGAGATAGGGGCAAAAGAGCATATCCACGCCATCACCTACCACGATATCACACTTGCCGGAGCTTTTGACAAACAAATAATAGGCGGTTTTTTTCTGCCGTCCATTGATAAAATTAAAACTGCAAAACCGGATATGATAATCCTTTCCACCCTCCACCAAGATATCATTGAAAAATTTCAAAACACTGAATGCAAAATATTTATTTTTGATACAACAACCATTGAAAGTGCTTATAAAAATATAGAGGTTTTAGGAAAAATATTTAACCGCGAACAAGCAGCTCAAAAGATCATTAAAAAAAACAAGGCAGAACTGAATCATATAAAACAAAAATTAGCTAAAATTAATCATTTAAAACACAAACGCGTCATACGGCTCATGGGCAAAAATACGATCATGACTCCTGGCACAGATTCCTTTCAAACCCGGATTATCCGTGCAGCCGGGGGAATTGCCCCTGATTTTGGCAAAAAAGGAAGTATTGTTTCCGTTACAAAACAAGAATGGATAAAATTTAACCCACAGGTGATTTATGGCTGCGGGCCTGACAAAGAGGCTGCCAAAAAATTTTTCTCAAAACCCGGCTGGAAAGATGTGGATGCTGTAAAAAAAGGACAGATCTATTATTTTCCCTGTGACCTGACCTGCAGGGCCTCCACACATACAGGTTATTTTGTATCATGGCTTTCTTCAATGATTTATACTGATGAGTTTGCCAAAGCAAAAAACACGATTTTACCCATAACCATAACCCGGTCCAAACCGTTTGAAATTGATCTTGACTATATAAAGTCAGCTTCAATCAATTATAGTCATATTTATGATTTTGAAAACAAAACCCTGGTGGTGAATTTTCAAAAGGATCAAACCATTATTTCCACTCTTGAAGGTCAACGGGATCATATCCTGACGGTGGGAAATCATTATTCTCCCCCGCCAACCTGGGCGCCGGGACATCACCTGGGCATAGAGCATATCCGGTCATCCATATTAAAAGCCATGGGGAAAAACCAACAAACAGCCAGTTTTTTAATGACCGGGGCAGACATGGATAACCTGAGCGTGAAAACAAAAGTCTTCAAAGAGATGAAAGTGGTGGCCCTGGTGACTGCCGGTGTCATGTCCAATGCGGTTCGCATGTCAAAGGATACAGGCGACTTTTATGAACCCGGCACAATTAACGTTATTATCATGACAAATATGCGTCTTTCAACAAGAGCCATGACCCGGACCATCATTGCAGGCACTGAGGCCAAAACCGCAGCTCTTGAAGACATGGATATCCGAAGCACCTATACGCCTTTAATGAATGCGGCAACCGGTACGGGAACCGATAATATTATTGTGGTTCAAGGCGAAGGGCAATTGGTGGAAAATGCCGGAGGCCACTCAAAGATGGGGGAACTGATTGCAAAAGCGGTTTATGACGGTGTCAGTGAGGCCATACTAAAACAAAATAAAATCACGGCTGATCGCCATCTTTTTCAGCGACTCAAGGAAAGAAAGATCTCTATTTTCCAGCTGGTATCCAATGTAAACTGCGACTGCATAAACAATACATCAGGAACCCCAAACAGACTTGCACAAGTTGTGGAACACCTGCTTCTTGAGCCCAAATATGCATCATTTTTAGAATCCGCTCTGGCCATAAGCGATGAATATGAAAAAGGTCTGGTAAAAGATCTGTTCTTTTTTCAAAAATGGTGCAGGACCATTGCCGGAGATATTGCAGGAAAAAATATTGAAGAGATAAAAATTCATGTCATGGATGACCATATCCCTGTCACCTTGAAAACAGCATTTAACGCTATCTTTACCGGGGCACTGGCAAAATTAAATACAGATGAATCAAATCCAGACAAATCAAATCAGGGCAAATCAACCCATGAAAACAATTAA
- a CDS encoding ABC transporter substrate-binding protein, producing the protein MKTIKNFKPSFGLCIILAVFVILFLCGTKKSFAAGQAFPKRVISLSPIITETIYLVGAQDSLIANTTYCNIPEQAGLKEKIGSVTHMNVEKIISLCPDLVIASALTRERQLIILERQHITILRAENPKTFEQMCDMTLTIGQKLGKESTAKVIVEKARTEVAHVMKKTCGLKKPRVFLQIGLKPLHSANKDMFINEYIRYGGGVNIAEHESSGIYSREKVIQENPQVILIATMGTSKKAGLIERQRWMSFQGIDAVKNKRLHVLDPEMICSPTPATFVKGLRLIVPLIHPEIACLELEHPESDSPKSDSPKLVHTEVAHQEVSVEP; encoded by the coding sequence ATGAAAACAATTAAAAATTTTAAACCATCTTTTGGTTTGTGTATAATTCTGGCTGTTTTCGTCATCCTGTTTTTATGCGGAACAAAAAAATCATTTGCCGCAGGACAAGCCTTTCCCAAAAGAGTGATCTCTTTATCCCCAATTATAACGGAAACAATTTATCTTGTGGGCGCCCAGGACAGCCTGATCGCCAACACCACCTATTGCAATATACCGGAACAGGCAGGACTTAAAGAAAAAATCGGGTCCGTAACCCATATGAATGTTGAAAAAATTATCAGTCTTTGTCCCGATCTTGTGATTGCAAGCGCCCTAACCAGGGAAAGACAGCTCATCATTTTAGAACGACAGCATATCACGATTTTAAGGGCCGAAAATCCAAAAACATTTGAGCAGATGTGCGACATGACCCTGACTATCGGACAAAAACTTGGAAAAGAATCAACAGCTAAGGTCATCGTGGAAAAAGCAAGAACAGAGGTGGCTCATGTAATGAAAAAAACCTGCGGGCTTAAAAAACCCAGGGTATTTCTGCAAATCGGTTTAAAACCCCTGCATTCCGCCAACAAGGATATGTTTATCAATGAATACATCCGGTATGGCGGCGGTGTCAATATTGCAGAACATGAATCCTCCGGCATATACAGCCGGGAAAAAGTCATTCAGGAAAACCCCCAGGTCATTCTCATCGCCACCATGGGGACATCCAAAAAAGCCGGATTAATTGAACGGCAAAGATGGATGTCGTTCCAAGGCATTGATGCAGTAAAAAACAAACGGCTTCACGTTCTGGACCCGGAAATGATCTGCAGTCCCACACCGGCAACCTTTGTGAAAGGGTTAAGATTAATCGTGCCCCTGATCCATCCGGAAATAGCCTGTCTGGAATTGGAACATCCGGAATCGGACAGTCCAAAGTCAGACAGTCCCAAATTGGTACATACAGAGGTGGCCCATCAGGAGGTGAGTGTTGAACCGTAA
- a CDS encoding FecCD family ABC transporter permease: MLNRKRFKQWLLILIGLAGLVLATGILALCTGSAGIELNKIPNILVHGKGTADYSILVGIRLPRIILGMSIGGALSLAGTLLQGMFRNPLVEPYTLGISGGASLGVCMNILFKLYAVVGIIAYPLSGFLGASIVIFLVYSLNSRTQDVQSNRMLLTGVMISYVASSLVMLLMALSKSDDLQNIVLWIMGSLDEPDTTLITITCAGSIAGLFVSYFFCMDLNALLLGEEEATTLGINTQKTKKILFIIASFLTGLSVAVAGIIMFVGLIVPHFVRMMTGPDHRILLAASFLAGAAFLTLSDVIARIIIAPLELPVGVITGIIGGVMFIWALSRKQVSL; this comes from the coding sequence GTGTTGAACCGTAAAAGATTCAAACAATGGCTGCTGATTCTCATAGGCCTTGCAGGGCTTGTTCTGGCCACCGGCATTTTGGCGCTTTGCACCGGAAGTGCGGGCATTGAATTAAACAAGATACCCAATATTCTTGTCCACGGCAAAGGAACGGCAGACTACAGCATCCTTGTCGGCATACGTCTGCCCAGAATCATTCTGGGGATGTCCATTGGCGGTGCTTTAAGCCTTGCCGGCACACTGCTTCAGGGCATGTTCCGCAATCCATTGGTAGAGCCTTATACCCTGGGTATTTCCGGAGGTGCCTCCCTGGGGGTCTGCATGAATATTTTGTTCAAGCTGTATGCTGTTGTAGGTATAATCGCCTATCCATTGTCCGGTTTTTTGGGAGCAAGCATTGTGATATTTCTGGTGTACAGTCTGAACAGCAGAACACAGGATGTCCAATCCAACAGGATGCTGCTTACAGGCGTGATGATCTCCTATGTTGCATCCTCTCTTGTAATGCTGCTCATGGCCCTTTCAAAAAGCGATGACCTTCAGAATATTGTTCTGTGGATCATGGGTTCTCTTGATGAACCCGATACCACACTGATAACAATCACCTGTGCAGGCTCCATTGCAGGCCTTTTTGTGTCCTATTTTTTCTGTATGGATCTCAACGCACTGCTCTTAGGAGAAGAAGAGGCAACCACCCTTGGAATCAACACTCAAAAGACAAAAAAAATCCTGTTTATCATTGCATCCTTTTTAACGGGACTCAGTGTTGCCGTTGCCGGTATCATAATGTTTGTAGGGCTGATTGTACCCCACTTTGTCCGCATGATGACAGGTCCCGACCACAGGATTCTTCTGGCCGCATCCTTTCTGGCCGGCGCTGCATTTTTAACCCTGTCCGATGTGATTGCCCGTATTATTATTGCACCACTTGAACTTCCCGTGGGCGTCATAACAGGGATCATAGGCGGAGTAATGTTTATCTGGGCTCTTTCAAGAAAGCAGGTGAGCCTATGA
- a CDS encoding ABC transporter ATP-binding protein: MKPLLEIKNLSFRYQKKMILQDISFSVDPGEFVAVIGPNGCGKTTLIKTILKTIHPETGTIHIENKDIQTLSNKALAKRVAVVMQTIDPASMTVRDYVQLGRLPFFQKYQFFETRNDVDIAKKYMRLTDVARLADARINEISGGERQLASIARALTQEPALLILDEPTSHLDITHQVRILELINKLKKELSLTVLMVLHDLNLAAEYSDRLVLLNKKNGRIFKAGVPKEVLTEASIREVYQTRVRVRPNPVSNKPWIFLVNQHDLDNRPGMKKD, from the coding sequence ATGAAGCCATTGCTGGAAATCAAAAATTTAAGTTTTAGATACCAAAAAAAAATGATTCTCCAGGACATCTCATTTTCAGTTGATCCAGGTGAATTTGTGGCTGTGATCGGCCCCAACGGGTGCGGCAAAACAACCCTGATTAAAACAATTTTAAAAACCATCCACCCGGAAACCGGCACGATTCATATAGAAAACAAAGACATACAAACGCTTTCCAACAAAGCCCTTGCCAAAAGGGTGGCTGTGGTCATGCAGACCATTGATCCGGCAAGCATGACAGTGCGCGATTATGTCCAGTTGGGGCGGCTGCCCTTTTTTCAAAAATACCAGTTTTTTGAAACCCGGAATGATGTGGATATTGCAAAAAAATATATGCGACTGACAGATGTGGCAAGGCTGGCAGATGCCAGAATCAATGAGATCAGCGGCGGGGAACGGCAGCTGGCATCCATTGCAAGGGCTTTGACCCAGGAACCCGCCCTTCTGATCTTGGATGAACCCACCTCCCATCTGGATATTACACATCAGGTCAGGATACTTGAATTGATCAACAAGTTGAAAAAAGAATTGTCTTTGACAGTTCTCATGGTACTCCATGACCTGAATCTTGCAGCAGAGTATTCCGACCGGCTGGTGCTGCTGAACAAGAAAAACGGACGTATTTTCAAGGCAGGTGTCCCAAAAGAGGTGTTAACCGAAGCATCCATCCGGGAGGTATACCAGACCCGTGTAAGGGTCAGACCGAATCCTGTTTCAAATAAGCCATGGATTTTTTTAGTAAACCAGCACGATTTAGACAACAGACCTGGCATGAAAAAAGATTAA
- a CDS encoding TonB-dependent receptor plug domain-containing protein, which yields MNTEKSIHIKGHGVVIMLLCTALFCMCFASAAKAQDHDGPAKTSDHQPAPMELQQVVVIGEKIDDYIKKNPAQIVSMDAREIEQRNFLQVNEVLGSMAGVDVKPGTSGMGTRISIRGGGGSGSVLVLVDGRPVSTMQYGGVDLGSIPIDIVKKITVFKPPVPVWLGPGSSAGAIYIETKSGQIKSKKIESRQTEKKSVKNGRVRILAGSYGLANVSATCRSDADDSDYMISGGVGHNDGKRDNSKKDQGNLSIHYGKAVDLFKYQVNAKGFISDHGVSGPTYNPTPNAHQRYEKASLDVKLDGMAQQALDYDVKAYLDVKKLEDTANNGDVAKLDAFTTGFGTNFFITNSAEKNEFRFGTLAEHSRVDHTLSGKHERNMASFHGVYTLRSAPFNLTTGLRSDYTSDFHFSPGGNAGVSYELSEKTIVKGNAGYSENIPSFGQLYQPSHGCIDQVRGNPDLEKEKIVSLSLGITHTFENKNELEFSLFRTDTWDLIKYQRGIDLISRPDNINRAYKQGLETSVRFHLTSTTDLDLNHIWQKTENKDNGKNLSYAPEHTLKVILKTKFKTGTKLEITARHYSDQFTDTLNTEYEKIKTYITTDAKIIHPVLVLKKKAQIFVHIHNLFDTDFESHYGYPDDGLKVQAGLNINF from the coding sequence ATGAACACTGAAAAATCAATACACATAAAAGGACATGGTGTGGTCATAATGCTTTTATGTACTGCACTGTTCTGCATGTGCTTTGCCTCAGCTGCCAAGGCTCAGGATCATGACGGCCCGGCAAAGACATCTGACCATCAACCAGCTCCCATGGAGCTTCAACAGGTGGTGGTGATCGGTGAAAAAATTGATGATTATATCAAAAAAAATCCCGCCCAGATTGTCAGCATGGATGCCAGGGAAATCGAACAGAGAAACTTTCTCCAGGTGAACGAAGTCCTTGGCAGCATGGCTGGAGTGGATGTCAAACCCGGAACCAGTGGAATGGGAACAAGGATTTCCATCCGGGGCGGCGGCGGTTCAGGATCAGTACTGGTACTTGTGGACGGCAGACCCGTGAGTACCATGCAATATGGCGGGGTTGACCTGGGCAGTATTCCCATAGACATTGTAAAAAAAATCACTGTCTTTAAACCCCCTGTCCCTGTCTGGCTGGGGCCCGGCAGCAGTGCCGGTGCCATCTATATTGAAACCAAATCCGGACAAATCAAATCCAAAAAAATCGAATCAAGGCAAACCGAGAAAAAAAGCGTAAAAAACGGCCGTGTCAGAATCTTGGCCGGATCATATGGCCTGGCCAATGTCAGTGCCACATGCAGATCAGATGCCGATGACAGTGATTATATGATTTCAGGCGGTGTCGGCCATAACGACGGAAAGCGGGACAACAGCAAAAAAGATCAGGGCAATTTAAGCATTCACTATGGAAAGGCAGTTGATTTGTTCAAATACCAGGTGAACGCCAAAGGCTTTATATCAGATCATGGTGTGTCCGGCCCGACTTACAACCCCACCCCCAATGCCCACCAGCGCTATGAAAAAGCAAGCCTGGATGTCAAACTCGACGGAATGGCTCAGCAGGCACTGGATTATGATGTCAAAGCCTATCTGGATGTCAAAAAGCTGGAAGACACCGCAAACAATGGCGATGTAGCAAAACTGGATGCATTCACCACAGGTTTTGGAACCAATTTTTTTATAACCAACAGCGCGGAAAAAAACGAATTCCGTTTCGGTACACTGGCAGAACACAGTCGGGTAGACCATACGCTGAGCGGAAAACACGAAAGAAATATGGCTTCTTTTCATGGGGTCTATACATTGAGATCCGCCCCCTTTAACCTTACCACAGGCCTGAGATCTGATTATACCAGTGATTTTCACTTTTCTCCGGGCGGCAATGCAGGAGTGAGCTATGAACTGTCTGAAAAAACGATTGTCAAAGGCAATGCCGGATATTCTGAAAATATTCCCTCTTTTGGCCAGTTGTACCAGCCAAGTCACGGATGCATTGATCAGGTCAGGGGAAACCCGGATCTGGAAAAAGAAAAAATCGTTTCTCTCTCTTTAGGAATCACTCATACCTTTGAAAACAAAAATGAGCTTGAGTTCTCTTTGTTCAGGACAGATACCTGGGATCTGATCAAATACCAGCGGGGAATTGATCTGATCAGCCGCCCGGATAATATCAACCGGGCGTACAAGCAGGGACTGGAAACAAGTGTCAGGTTTCACCTGACATCCACAACAGACCTGGATCTGAACCATATCTGGCAGAAAACTGAAAACAAGGACAATGGAAAAAATTTGAGTTATGCTCCCGAGCATACCCTCAAGGTGATCCTGAAAACAAAATTCAAAACCGGAACCAAACTGGAAATTACGGCAAGGCACTATAGTGATCAGTTTACCGATACTCTGAACACCGAATATGAAAAAATAAAAACCTACATCACCACAGATGCCAAAATTATTCATCCAGTCCTGGTGCTGAAAAAAAAGGCACAAATCTTTGTCCATATTCACAATTTGTTTGATACTGATTTTGAATCGCACTACGGGTATCCGGATGACGGATTAAAGGTACAGGCAGGTTTAAATATAAACTTTTAG
- a CDS encoding DUF3450 domain-containing protein, which produces MKFFKKQTNNLIVQAVVLFLGGCAFVFPSTGWCRTDTVKQVKQPVEQSVQIRRETQKQRDQWEQEKSKLALLYEQLKQEHEMLVSENKDLITTQKSQKKLNQTLLKQQQESSKIQKELFPFLKEVYAQLSTLVANDPPFLKEERAVRLKTLEQVIHDPEVCIAEKYRKVMEALFIEAEYGATIEVYQDKVLIGTEEVLGNIFRLGRVSLFFLSLDKQSSGYFNVAQKSWLPLADDHLPAIRSAVEIGNKRRTVELLPLPLGQLAIQGDE; this is translated from the coding sequence ATGAAATTTTTCAAGAAACAAACAAACAATTTAATAGTGCAGGCAGTTGTCCTGTTTTTGGGGGGATGTGCTTTTGTTTTTCCCTCCACAGGATGGTGCAGAACAGACACGGTAAAACAAGTGAAGCAGCCGGTTGAACAGTCGGTGCAGATCCGCCGGGAAACACAGAAACAAAGAGACCAATGGGAACAGGAAAAATCAAAACTGGCTCTATTGTACGAACAGCTCAAACAAGAGCATGAAATGCTGGTATCGGAAAACAAAGACTTAATCACAACTCAAAAAAGTCAAAAAAAACTGAACCAGACCCTTTTAAAACAACAACAAGAATCCTCAAAAATCCAGAAAGAATTGTTTCCCTTTTTAAAAGAGGTGTATGCCCAACTTTCCACCCTTGTAGCCAATGATCCCCCCTTTTTAAAAGAAGAAAGGGCAGTACGGCTGAAAACACTTGAACAAGTGATCCATGATCCCGAGGTTTGCATTGCGGAAAAATACCGGAAGGTAATGGAAGCCCTTTTTATTGAAGCAGAGTATGGCGCCACCATTGAAGTATACCAGGATAAAGTGCTGATCGGCACAGAAGAAGTTCTGGGCAATATTTTCCGCCTGGGCCGGGTTTCTCTTTTCTTTTTATCATTAGATAAGCAGTCTTCAGGTTATTTTAATGTGGCACAAAAATCATGGCTGCCACTTGCAGACGACCACCTCCCAGCCATTCGCTCAGCCGTTGAAATCGGCAACAAGAGAAGAACTGTGGAGCTTTTACCCCTCCCCTTAGGACAGCTGGCCATACAAGGAGATGAATAA
- a CDS encoding MotA/TolQ/ExbB proton channel family protein, giving the protein MIKKPLFICIIMVCLATLPAFAQDVQPDMQSDRRSDMRSDYKTFEQQRRQLIQKALDEKKEAQQEAQDQLTYIKSNKQALKKAIAQLKTNITHLKAENKQIQTHITELKLEEDRLKQELEKTSGVNREFSGFVRSNAKDLKALLLESLQSGLTPGRHNFLEPVILQEKFPSMDDVRKLVHNLFDEIHTTGQVTLTKGLMVDRQGKEQEAKLLILGNFTGIYLLDKEAGFLLYSDQSQRYFALSKLPSSRITNNITAYMQGKSDNVYMDVSKGGAIRQLAHQLNLMEQVPKGGAIVWPILIILMIAVLILIERVFFFTQRRTHPEQLMKTIRELVMADNWDGCRKFLESKNRKLLPQVLLTAMAFKDQTRQDMENALQEAILGQIPKIERFLSTLGMLAAIAPLLGLLGTVTGMINTFHVITYYGTGDPRMMSGGISEALVTTMLGLSVAIPIMLAHTFLSRRVETQISRMEEKSVAFVNLVFKNRNESRQ; this is encoded by the coding sequence ATGATAAAGAAACCCCTTTTTATTTGTATTATCATGGTCTGTCTGGCAACGCTTCCCGCCTTTGCCCAGGATGTTCAGCCGGACATGCAATCTGACAGACGATCTGACATGCGATCAGATTACAAGACATTTGAGCAGCAGCGCAGGCAATTGATTCAAAAAGCTTTGGATGAGAAAAAAGAGGCACAACAAGAGGCACAAGACCAGTTGACATACATTAAAAGCAATAAACAAGCCCTGAAAAAAGCCATTGCACAGCTGAAAACCAATATCACCCATCTTAAAGCTGAAAACAAACAGATTCAAACCCATATCACTGAATTAAAACTTGAGGAAGACCGTCTCAAACAGGAGCTTGAAAAAACCAGTGGAGTGAACCGTGAATTTTCAGGATTTGTCAGGAGCAATGCAAAAGACTTGAAAGCCCTTTTACTCGAAAGCCTTCAATCCGGTCTTACACCGGGCCGCCACAATTTTTTGGAACCCGTCATCCTCCAGGAAAAATTTCCTTCCATGGATGATGTCAGAAAACTGGTACATAACCTGTTTGATGAAATCCATACCACAGGCCAGGTAACACTGACAAAAGGCTTGATGGTTGATCGCCAGGGCAAGGAGCAGGAGGCAAAACTGTTGATCCTGGGAAATTTTACAGGTATTTATCTTCTGGATAAAGAGGCTGGATTTCTTTTGTATTCAGACCAGAGCCAGCGGTATTTTGCCCTTTCCAAACTGCCTTCCTCACGGATAACCAACAATATCACAGCCTATATGCAGGGTAAAAGCGACAATGTTTACATGGACGTTTCAAAAGGCGGAGCGATCCGGCAGCTGGCCCATCAGCTAAACCTGATGGAACAGGTTCCCAAAGGCGGTGCCATTGTCTGGCCCATATTGATCATCCTGATGATAGCCGTTCTTATTCTCATTGAAAGAGTCTTCTTTTTTACACAAAGACGTACCCACCCGGAACAGCTGATGAAAACTATCAGGGAACTTGTCATGGCTGATAACTGGGACGGTTGCCGCAAATTTCTGGAATCTAAAAACCGCAAACTTCTCCCCCAGGTACTCCTGACAGCCATGGCATTTAAAGACCAGACCCGGCAGGACATGGAAAATGCACTTCAGGAAGCCATATTGGGGCAAATCCCAAAAATAGAACGATTTTTATCCACCCTGGGAATGCTCGCGGCCATTGCCCCGCTTCTCGGCCTTTTGGGAACCGTCACAGGCATGATCAACACCTTTCATGTGATCACTTACTATGGCACAGGTGATCCCAGGATGATGTCAGGCGGTATTTCAGAAGCGCTTGTGACAACCATGCTGGGCCTGTCCGTGGCCATCCCCATCATGCTGGCCCACACCTTTTTAAGCCGCAGGGTTGAAACCCAGATTTCACGCATGGAAGAAAAATCCGTAGCATTTGTCAATCTGGTGTTCAAGAACAGAAACGAGAGCAGGCAATAG
- a CDS encoding MotA/TolQ/ExbB proton channel family protein, which yields MITELLFSIENYIRSGGAVMIPILTISFFMWLLIINRVMFMHRLYIKNITRDTAGQLVKTNQMPEEKYQGANSLLVREFLAARSHDPKLDDFILDETVVRLTSSLDTHLAVIRVLAGVAPLLGLLGTVTGMMDTFDVITIFGTGNAKAMAGGISVALITTQTGLMVSIPGLYMGGFLTKRAQNLKYRIAATGMYLKRFL from the coding sequence ATGATCACAGAACTGCTGTTTTCCATAGAAAATTATATCCGGTCAGGCGGAGCCGTAATGATACCGATTTTGACCATCTCATTTTTCATGTGGCTTTTGATCATCAACCGGGTGATGTTTATGCACAGGCTTTATATCAAAAACATTACCCGGGATACGGCAGGGCAACTGGTCAAAACCAATCAAATGCCGGAAGAAAAATACCAGGGTGCCAACTCGCTTCTGGTAAGAGAATTTCTTGCGGCCCGAAGCCATGACCCAAAACTGGATGATTTTATCCTTGATGAAACCGTTGTGAGGCTGACCTCATCTTTGGACACCCATCTTGCCGTCATAAGGGTATTGGCAGGGGTTGCCCCCCTTTTAGGGCTGTTGGGCACGGTAACCGGAATGATGGACACCTTTGATGTGATCACCATTTTCGGCACAGGCAATGCCAAAGCAATGGCAGGCGGTATTTCCGTGGCATTGATCACCACTCAGACAGGACTTATGGTATCCATACCCGGTCTTTACATGGGCGGATTTTTAACCAAAAGAGCCCAGAACCTTAAATACAGAATCGCTGCCACCGGCATGTATTTAAAACGTTTTCTATAA